A window of the Canis lupus baileyi chromosome 1, mCanLup2.hap1, whole genome shotgun sequence genome harbors these coding sequences:
- the FGF21 gene encoding fibroblast growth factor 21, whose translation MGWAEAGFEHLGLWVPVLAVLLLEACRAHPIPDSSPLLQFGGQVRQRYLYTDDAQETEAHLEIRADGTVVGAARQSPESLLELKALKPGVIQILGVKTSRFLCQGPDGTLYGSLHFDPVACSFRELLLEDGYNIYHSETLGLPLRLRPHNSAYRDLAPRGPARFLPLPGLLPAPPEPPGILAPEPPDVGSSDPLSMVGPSQGRSPSYAS comes from the exons ATGGGCTGGGCCGAGGCCGGGTTCGAGCACCTGGGACTGTGGGTCCCTGTGCTGGCTGTGCTTTTGCTGGAAGCCTGCCGGGCACATCCGATCCCTGACTCCAGCCCCCTCCTACAATTTGGAGGTCAAGTTCGACAGCGGTACCTCTACACCGACGATGCCCAGGAGACAGAGGCCCACCTAGAGATCAGGGCCGATGGCACAGTGGTGGGGGCTGCCCGCCAGAGCCCTGAAA GTCTCCTGGAGCTGAAAGCCCTAAAGCCAGGGGTCATTCAAATCTTGGGAGTCAAAACATCCAGGTTCCTGTGCCAGGGCCCAGATGGGACACTATATGGCTCG CTCCATTTCGACCCTGTGGCCTGCAGTTTCCGAGAACTGCTTCTTGAGGATGGGTACAACATCTACCACTCCGAGACCCTTGGTCTCCCGCTTCGCCTGCGCCCCCACAACTCCGCATACCGGGACTTGGCACCCCGCGGGCCTGCCCGCTTCCTGCCACTGCCAGGCCTGCTTCCAGcacccccagagcctccagggatCCTGGCCCCGGAGCCTCCTGACGTGGGCTCCTCGGACCCTCTGAGCATGGTGGGGCCTTCACAGGGCCGGAGTCCCAGCTATGCTTCCTAA
- the FUT1 gene encoding galactoside alpha-(1,2)-fucosyltransferase 1, whose amino-acid sequence MWAPSRRQLCLTFLLVCVLSAVFFLHIHQDLFHGGLDLTALCPDRRLMTSPVAIFCLSGTPLSPNTSFPCFKHLASLSGTWTISPDGRFGNQMGQYATLLALAQLNRRQAFILPAMHAALAPVFRITLPVLAPEVDSHMPWRELQLHDWMSEDYAHLKDPFLKLTGFPCSWTFFHHLREQIRREFTLHDHLRQEAQHLLSQLRLGHSGDRPRTFVGVHVRRGDYLQVMPHRWKGVVGDRAYLQQAMDWFRARHEAPIFVVASNGMEWCRENIDTSLGDVIFAGDGQEGSPGKDFALLTQCNHTIMTIGTFGFWAAYLAGGDTVYLANFTLPDSNFLKIFKPEAAFLPEWVGINANLSAVQSLVGP is encoded by the coding sequence ATGTGGGCCCCCAGCCGACGGCAGCTGTGCCTGACCTTCCTGCTAGTCTGTGTTCTTTCAGCCGTCTTCTTCCTCCACATCCACCAAGACCTCTTTCATGGTGGCCTAGACTTGACTGCCCTGTGTCCAGACCGCCGCCTCATGACATCCCCTGTGGCCATCTTCTGCCTGTCAGGCACGCCGTTGAGCCCCAACACCTCCTTTCCCTGTTTCAAGCAcctggcctctctctctggaACCTGGACGATCTCCCCAGATGGCCGCTTTGGCAACCAGATGGGGCAGTATGCCACGCTGCTCGCCCTGGCCCAGCTCAACCGTCGCCAGGCCTTCATCCTGCCTGCCATGCACGCCGCCCTCGCCCCCGTGTTCCGCATCACCCTGCCCGTGCTGGCGCCCGAGGTGGACAGCCACATGCCGTGGCGGGAGTTGCAGCTGCATGACTGGATGTCAGAGGACTATGCCCACTTGAAGGATCCCTTCCTGAAGCTCACGGGCTTCCCCTGCTCCTGGACCTTCTTCCACCATCTCCGCGAACAGATCCGCAGGGAGTTCACCCTGCACGATCATCTGCGGCAGGAGGCCCAGCATCTACTGAGTCAGCTCCGCTTGGGCCACTCCGGGGACCGTCCCCGGACCTTTGTGGGTGTCCACGTGCGCCGTGGAGACTATCTGCAAGTCATGCCCCATCGCTGGAAAGGTGTGGTGGGCGATCGTGCTTACCTCCAGCAGGCTATGGACTGGTTCCGGGCACGCCACGAAGCCCCCATCTTTGTGGTCGCCAGCAATGGCATGGAGTGGTGCCGCGAGAACATCGACACCTCCCTTGGGGATGTGATCTTTGCTGGCGATGGGCAGGAGGGTTCACCTGGGAAGGACTTTGCGTTGCTCACCCAGTGCAACCACACCATCATGACCATTGGGACCTTTGGCTTCTGGGCTGCCTACCTGGCCGGTGGAGACACTGTCTACCTGGCCAACTTCACCCTGCCGGACTCCAACTTCCTGAAGATCTTTAAGCCTGAGGCCGCCTTCCTGCCTGAGTGGGTGGGCATTAATGCAAACTTGTCCGCAGTCCAGTCATTGGTGGGGCCTTGA
- the IZUMO1 gene encoding izumo sperm-egg fusion protein 1 isoform X2 codes for MGPQLPLLVAALAGCLLPARGCVTCDAKVVEALYHFEMEYLPSRSQELQGVLDRIKYLLNDFKKIPDLNDQHLGVVDSPTLQKLSVDFLKNLKRITNSEEQGFCPNKCGQMLQTLIWCHNCLKRIHTCRKSIDCGVHEVVVHELEDLVLDCELSWHRISAGLNNYTFYRVLGSNSLLLSVGKEPTLTKTMVRLEDAGTYRCELANMKTSRAAVTHFRVRVLPQRAGGAGRSSPTTTTATTEYEFSTEWDLSLLFPTALANPSECPKSEDVLRGRLIGLLLWGLLVLLIAFVTAILCFRPGKVINYIKAWRTNQKEAAQQAQTAMEPQAALESQGAQKPQSARKPQAAPKPSVPKGKLSASKLQ; via the exons ATGGGTCCGCAACTTCCCCTCCTGGTGGCGGCGCTGGCCGGCTGCCTGCTTCCTGCCCGGGGCTGTGTCACTTGCGATGCAAAGGTCGTGGAGGCGCTATACCACTTTGAGATGGAGTACCTGCCGAGTCGGAGTCAGGAACTGCAAGGAGTGTTGGACAGGATAAAATATCTGCTGAACGATTTCAAGAAAATCCCAGATTTAAATGATCAACATTTAGGGGTTGTCG atTCCCCCACACTGCAAAAGTTATCCGTGGATTTTCTGAAGAATTTGAAACGTATCACAAACTCTGAAGAACAAG GTTTTTGTCCCAACAAATGTG GTCAGATGTTGCAGACTCTGATCTGGTGCCATAACTGCTTGAAGAGAATACACACTTGTCGAAAGTCCATCGATTGCGGAG TGCACGAAGTCGTGGTCCATGAACTGGAAGACCTGGTCCTGGATTGTGAGCTCAGCTGGCATCGAATCTCTGCAGGCCTGAACAATTACACATTTTACAGG GTTTTAGGGAGCAACAGCTTGCTGCTGTCCGTGGGGAAAGAGCCCACCCTGACCAAGACCATGGTGAGATTAGAAGATGCAGGTACCTACCGCTGCGAGTTGGCCAATATGAAAACCTCCCGTGCCGCGGTCACGCATTTTCGTGTCAGAG TGCTGCCCCAAAGAGCCGGTGGAGCCGGACGGTCGTCACCAACCACTACTACTGCTACCACAGAGTACGAATTCTCTACGGAATGGgatctctctctgctcttcccaacCGCCCTGGCTAATCCGTCAGAGTGTCCGAAGTCCGAGGACGTTCTGAGAGGCCGTCTGATAGGACTGCTGCTCTGGGGCTTACTGGTGCTGTTAATCGCCTTTGTGACCGC gaTCCTTTGCTTTCGACCTGGGAAGGTGATCAATTACATAAAGGCTTGGAGGACCAACCAGAAGGAGGCTGCTCAGCAGGCCCAGACTGCTATGgagccccaggctgccctggagtcccagggtgcCCAGAAGCCCCAGAGTGCCCGGAAGCCCCAGGCTGCCCCGAAGCCCAGTGTTCCAAAGGGAAAACTCTCGGCATCAAAGCTCCAGTAA
- the IZUMO1 gene encoding izumo sperm-egg fusion protein 1 isoform X3 → MGPQLPLLVAALAGCLLPARGCVTCDAKVVEALYHFEMEYLPSRSQELQGVLDRIKYLLNDFKKIPDLNDQHLGVVDSPTLQKLSVDFLKNLKRITNSEEQGEAFLSQIFWMLIKQKASILTTITQFQKKGFCPNKCGQMLQTLIWCHNCLKRIHTCRKSIDCGVHEVVVHELEDLVLDCELSWHRISAGLNNYTFYRVLGSNSLLLSVGKEPTLTKTMVRLEDAGTYRCELANMKTSRAAVTHFRVRGLLPSLSVLPQRAGGAGRSSPTTTTATTEYEFSTEWDLSLLFPTALANPSECPKSEDVLRGRLIGLLLWGLLVLLIAFVTA, encoded by the exons ATGGGTCCGCAACTTCCCCTCCTGGTGGCGGCGCTGGCCGGCTGCCTGCTTCCTGCCCGGGGCTGTGTCACTTGCGATGCAAAGGTCGTGGAGGCGCTATACCACTTTGAGATGGAGTACCTGCCGAGTCGGAGTCAGGAACTGCAAGGAGTGTTGGACAGGATAAAATATCTGCTGAACGATTTCAAGAAAATCCCAGATTTAAATGATCAACATTTAGGGGTTGTCG atTCCCCCACACTGCAAAAGTTATCCGTGGATTTTCTGAAGAATTTGAAACGTATCACAAACTCTGAAGAACAAG GTGAGGCTTTCCTGAGTCAGATATTCTGGATGTTAATCAAGCAAAAAGCTTCCATTCTGACAACTATAACCCAGTTCCAAAAAAAGG GTTTTTGTCCCAACAAATGTG GTCAGATGTTGCAGACTCTGATCTGGTGCCATAACTGCTTGAAGAGAATACACACTTGTCGAAAGTCCATCGATTGCGGAG TGCACGAAGTCGTGGTCCATGAACTGGAAGACCTGGTCCTGGATTGTGAGCTCAGCTGGCATCGAATCTCTGCAGGCCTGAACAATTACACATTTTACAGG GTTTTAGGGAGCAACAGCTTGCTGCTGTCCGTGGGGAAAGAGCCCACCCTGACCAAGACCATGGTGAGATTAGAAGATGCAGGTACCTACCGCTGCGAGTTGGCCAATATGAAAACCTCCCGTGCCGCGGTCACGCATTTTCGTGTCAGAG GACTCCTTCCCTCTCTATCAGTGCTGCCCCAAAGAGCCGGTGGAGCCGGACGGTCGTCACCAACCACTACTACTGCTACCACAGAGTACGAATTCTCTACGGAATGGgatctctctctgctcttcccaacCGCCCTGGCTAATCCGTCAGAGTGTCCGAAGTCCGAGGACGTTCTGAGAGGCCGTCTGATAGGACTGCTGCTCTGGGGCTTACTGGTGCTGTTAATCGCCTTTGTGACCGCGTGA
- the IZUMO1 gene encoding izumo sperm-egg fusion protein 1 isoform X1 — MGPQLPLLVAALAGCLLPARGCVTCDAKVVEALYHFEMEYLPSRSQELQGVLDRIKYLLNDFKKIPDLNDQHLGVVDSPTLQKLSVDFLKNLKRITNSEEQGEAFLSQIFWMLIKQKASILTTITQFQKKGFCPNKCGQMLQTLIWCHNCLKRIHTCRKSIDCGVHEVVVHELEDLVLDCELSWHRISAGLNNYTFYRVLGSNSLLLSVGKEPTLTKTMVRLEDAGTYRCELANMKTSRAAVTHFRVRGLLPSLSVLPQRAGGAGRSSPTTTTATTEYEFSTEWDLSLLFPTALANPSECPKSEDVLRGRLIGLLLWGLLVLLIAFVTAILCFRPGKVINYIKAWRTNQKEAAQQAQTAMEPQAALESQGAQKPQSARKPQAAPKPSVPKGKLSASKLQ, encoded by the exons ATGGGTCCGCAACTTCCCCTCCTGGTGGCGGCGCTGGCCGGCTGCCTGCTTCCTGCCCGGGGCTGTGTCACTTGCGATGCAAAGGTCGTGGAGGCGCTATACCACTTTGAGATGGAGTACCTGCCGAGTCGGAGTCAGGAACTGCAAGGAGTGTTGGACAGGATAAAATATCTGCTGAACGATTTCAAGAAAATCCCAGATTTAAATGATCAACATTTAGGGGTTGTCG atTCCCCCACACTGCAAAAGTTATCCGTGGATTTTCTGAAGAATTTGAAACGTATCACAAACTCTGAAGAACAAG GTGAGGCTTTCCTGAGTCAGATATTCTGGATGTTAATCAAGCAAAAAGCTTCCATTCTGACAACTATAACCCAGTTCCAAAAAAAGG GTTTTTGTCCCAACAAATGTG GTCAGATGTTGCAGACTCTGATCTGGTGCCATAACTGCTTGAAGAGAATACACACTTGTCGAAAGTCCATCGATTGCGGAG TGCACGAAGTCGTGGTCCATGAACTGGAAGACCTGGTCCTGGATTGTGAGCTCAGCTGGCATCGAATCTCTGCAGGCCTGAACAATTACACATTTTACAGG GTTTTAGGGAGCAACAGCTTGCTGCTGTCCGTGGGGAAAGAGCCCACCCTGACCAAGACCATGGTGAGATTAGAAGATGCAGGTACCTACCGCTGCGAGTTGGCCAATATGAAAACCTCCCGTGCCGCGGTCACGCATTTTCGTGTCAGAG GACTCCTTCCCTCTCTATCAGTGCTGCCCCAAAGAGCCGGTGGAGCCGGACGGTCGTCACCAACCACTACTACTGCTACCACAGAGTACGAATTCTCTACGGAATGGgatctctctctgctcttcccaacCGCCCTGGCTAATCCGTCAGAGTGTCCGAAGTCCGAGGACGTTCTGAGAGGCCGTCTGATAGGACTGCTGCTCTGGGGCTTACTGGTGCTGTTAATCGCCTTTGTGACCGC gaTCCTTTGCTTTCGACCTGGGAAGGTGATCAATTACATAAAGGCTTGGAGGACCAACCAGAAGGAGGCTGCTCAGCAGGCCCAGACTGCTATGgagccccaggctgccctggagtcccagggtgcCCAGAAGCCCCAGAGTGCCCGGAAGCCCCAGGCTGCCCCGAAGCCCAGTGTTCCAAAGGGAAAACTCTCGGCATCAAAGCTCCAGTAA